The Macrococcoides canis genome has a window encoding:
- a CDS encoding DUF2929 family protein, with translation MNYIFTFVWAFILVQMINFVLMSLGGGQDLNLPFASIMGVIVGILAIIIAHIIPNEPVPHHEEH, from the coding sequence ATGAATTATATTTTCACATTTGTGTGGGCTTTCATTCTTGTTCAAATGATTAACTTCGTTTTAATGAGTCTAGGTGGCGGACAAGATCTGAACTTACCATTTGCATCGATTATGGGCGTTATCGTCGGTATTCTTGCAATTATTATTGCACACATTATTCCGAACGAACCAGTACCACATCACGAAGAACATTAA
- a CDS encoding BMP family ABC transporter substrate-binding protein, translating to MNYKVISLVTVSLLIVLCIYSFIPKHQEISSVGYLSKESIHDQTWGTEGYKGILNIIQTHDANFFIQENLKTDKAVMDTIRQFAERDVNIIYGQGSEFEAVFNQAAVKYPKMHFVFLNGESRAKNVSSLNIEGYAMGFFGGMLAAHESKTKVLGIVGAFKGQPEIDGFIDGAYYEDKSIKVKSKYVNTWGYNRDAQAYTIELIDKEHADVIYPAADGTNRDVMEVVKARNKKAIGYISDQSYLGDFVIGSTTQNISKLYSDIADDYYEQRLKGGNKKYGMNNNITNLEISKAVDEVYAKALESDIQRFKVTGILPNKKVPPKYQDGAYLIKES from the coding sequence ATGAATTATAAAGTTATCTCCTTAGTTACTGTCTCCTTACTTATTGTCCTATGTATCTATTCTTTTATTCCGAAACATCAGGAGATCAGTAGTGTCGGATATTTATCGAAAGAATCCATTCATGACCAGACATGGGGAACAGAAGGCTATAAGGGTATATTAAATATTATCCAGACACACGATGCGAACTTCTTTATTCAGGAGAATTTGAAAACGGATAAAGCGGTTATGGACACGATTCGTCAATTTGCTGAACGTGATGTCAATATCATATACGGGCAAGGCTCTGAATTTGAAGCAGTGTTTAATCAGGCAGCTGTAAAGTATCCGAAGATGCATTTTGTCTTTTTGAATGGTGAGAGTCGTGCTAAAAACGTATCTTCATTAAATATAGAAGGATACGCGATGGGATTCTTCGGAGGAATGCTCGCTGCACATGAATCAAAGACGAAGGTGCTTGGTATTGTCGGAGCATTTAAAGGACAGCCGGAGATAGATGGCTTTATAGATGGTGCATATTATGAAGACAAATCAATTAAAGTTAAATCTAAATATGTGAACACATGGGGATATAACCGGGATGCCCAAGCTTATACGATAGAGCTGATCGATAAGGAGCATGCAGACGTAATCTATCCGGCAGCAGATGGGACAAATCGTGACGTGATGGAAGTTGTTAAAGCGCGCAACAAGAAAGCTATCGGTTATATTTCTGACCAAAGTTATTTAGGAGACTTTGTAATCGGTAGTACTACGCAGAATATCTCGAAATTATATTCAGATATTGCAGATGATTATTATGAACAGAGACTTAAAGGCGGAAACAAGAAATACGGTATGAATAACAATATTACCAATCTTGAAATATCGAAAGCTGTAGATGAAGTGTACGCAAAAGCACTCGAATCAGATATTCAGAGATTTAAGGTGACAGGTATTCTACCGAATAAGAAAGTCCCACCGAAGTATCAGGACGGTGCCTATTTAATTAAAGAATCTTAA